The Caldisericia bacterium nucleotide sequence TCCTCAAAATCTATATAGACTGCATTATCCTTGTGTTTTTTATACAAATCAAAAAGGATGAAAGTCTTTCCACTTCTTCTCACACCATAAAAGATAACAACCTTTCTTAGAGAGGAAGGTAATTTAACACATTCCCTT carries:
- a CDS encoding AAA family ATPase; the protein is MNKELLKEVIVSNENYIKSIDLIVERECVKLPSSLRKVVIFYGVRRSGKTFILFDLYKKHKDNAVYIDFE